The following DNA comes from Paenibacillus crassostreae.
CAACATCTAGATCACATGTCCAGATATATGAAACGGACCGTTCATCAAGCACAAAAGGTTGCTCGTCATCATAACCTTTTAGCGTATTGGGATGGTGCACATCGAATAGAAATGTTCCACCAGGCTTTAATCCTTCGTAAGTTCGAGCGAACAAGGATATAACGTCAGATTCCTCAACTAGGTAATTGACGCAATCGCAGAAAGAAATAACGGAATCCACGGGTTCTGGCAATTCCCATTCTTTCATATCCTGTTGTACCCAACGAATACTACCTTCACGATATAGACGATTACCGCGTGGCGTTCCATCCATTTTACCACGGGCTACAGACAACATATCTGCTGAGATATCAATACCCGTAACTTCAAAACCAGAATTAACTAAAGGAATCGTAATACTCCCTGTTCCACAACCTAATTCGACAACGCTATGAGGCATTCCATGTTTCTCCCAAGCCGTTCGTGCAAAGCGTATCCAGTCAGGGTATGGCATGTCCTCCATTAACTCATCGTAGACATATGCAAATTTCCGATAGGATGACATATTAGCACCACCCTTCCCATGAAATAATATTCAAATACTTAAATTAAGATGGTTCATCCTCATTCACATTCGACTCTGGATTTACTAGGTATGTCCAATTCTCTTTTTGTGTTATTAGACCTTCCTTTAGCAATTTGCCTATTGCGCGTTTGAAGGCTGATTTACTAATGCCGAATCGCTCTTTAATGATGTCTGGTGGAGTAGCATCGGAATAAGGCATTCCTCCACCTGGACGATCTTTAAGTGTAGCCAATATTCGATCAGCGTCTAGATCTCTGCCAATTTCCTTTAAAGGAGCCATGGAAAGATTCACTCGTCCATCTTCTCGAATATGACTTACGCGAACTTGCACTTCTTCACCAAGTCGAAGCATCTGGTTACGCTCTGTAGAATGTATTAAGCCAATACTCCCGAAGCCAATTACTCCGCCATCAACAATGACGAATGTACCCATTTGGAGTGGTTTATACACAGTTGCCGTTACCCATTGATTCATCCATGAGGAAGGTGCTGCAAAGGTTAGTGGTTCAAGTTCATACTCTCCTGCTAGCTTAGCCAATAAGCGACCTTGTTTATCGTGCTCCATCGTAACAAAGACGGAATCACCCACAAGTGGATGCAGTTCTTTAATCTCTGGTAATTCTCGAATAGGTAATAATAGCTGGCGCCCTAGTCCCATTTCGAGGAAGCATCCTAATCGTGGATTAACATCAGCCACAACAAGTTTTGCTAATCCCCCTAATGTTAAATAAGGTTTTTTCATCGTAGCAGCTAAGCGATCCTGCGTATCGAAAAAGATAAATACCTCTAGGATATCTCCCGGTTTTATTTCTCCTACAATCTCCGTGTAATGGAGTAACACATCGAAATCATCTCCATATAGAAAAAAGCCATATGGAGATACTTCACGGGCCACTTCAAGTGATACAACTGTACCCGCAACTAAACTCATACGATCTCCACGACTTTAGCATCAGACCATAGTTTCTCAATGTTATAGAATTCACGTTCATCACGATGGAAAATGTGTACGATTACGTCACCTAGATCCATTAGTACCCAACGTGCGCTGTCCATTCCTTCGATTCCTCGAATAGTTGTTCCTGCGCTCATCGCTTCTTTACGAATATCGGTAGCGATAGCTTGGACCTGTACATCGGAATTACCATGACAAATGACAAAATAGTCTGCAACCAATGAAATTCCTTTTAAATCCAGTGCTACAACATTCATAGCCTTTTTACCTTGGGCGCTTGATACGACCAAATCCAACAACTTTTTAGGTTCAATAAATTTTTGATTCATGAATTCGCCTCCAATTGCTTAATCAAATCATTACGTGCTAATACGGTTAAGGGAAATATAATTTCCCGACGTGACACTAACAAACTGATCGTAGAATCAAGACCAGCCAGTAAACCTTCTTCTAAACTATCGTTGGCTAGTTTTCTAATATTATTCACTCCGGGAAAGTCTCTTCCCGGTTCAATATAATCAGCCAGACAAACCACCTTATCCAATAAGGTCATACCTATACGTCCTGAGGTATGGTAACGGATCGCATCCAATACTTCTAGATCCGTTATTCCATAATCATGATTTGCTACAATGGCTCCGACTTCAGCATGCCACAGTTGCTTGTTATACAATAATAATTCACTAGATGATTGATGTTCTTCTAGAACATCTTTTAACTTCTCTATTGGCCAATACTTAGCAACATCATGCAGAATGGCAGCTAAATCAGCTTTTTCAGGATCCGCCCCATATTGTTCTGCTAACTTGACTGCGGACTCCATAACACCCTGGGTGTGCTGCCAACGTTTAGCAGGCATTTGAGCAGATACTGCTTCAATAAGCTCATCACGGCTGTATCCCATAAATTCCGCTCCTTACGATATAATCATACACAACTTCCGGAACCATATAGCGGATTGAATGCCCTGCCTCCGCTTTTTCCCTAATATCAGAAGATGAAATATCTACAAGCGGCATATCCGCAAGTAGTACTTTTGATTGTAAGTAGGATGGTAATGCATTCAGATCCAGTGGTGAACCTGGGCGACCCACCCCGATAAACGTTATCAGCTGGGATAAATCCTCAATCCGATCCCAGTGAGGTAAGTAATTAACCATATCTGCCCCAATAATAAAATAGAAGTCAAATGCTGGATAAGTAATCTTCAGCTCTTCTATCGTATTAATGGTATAAGATATGCCTCCTCTTTCCACTTCAATATCTAAAGTCCGGAAGGATGAATGACCCTTTATAGCTTCAGTTACCATAGCTAGTCGTTCCTCACCCGTCGCTCCAGCCTTATCCTTGTGTGGAGGAATGTGGCTTGGCATGAACCAGACCTCATCAAGTTCATAAGCATCTCTTGCAGATTCCGCTGCGAGCAAGTGGCCGATATGAAGCGGATCAAAGGTCCCCCCCATGATTCCGATCTTCATGCTGAATCCTCCCCTACTTATGGCAGTTGAATTTCTTTGTTATCTTTTGACTCTTTATATAATACAATCACTTTCCCGATAACCTGAACCAATTCAGCGCCAGACTTTTCAGCCAATTCAGCTCCAATTTCATTACGGTCTTCAAGGCAAGTGTTCAATACTGTGACTTTCATAAGTTCTCTCTTCTCAATCGCTTCAACAATATGCTGAATCAAGTGATCATTAGTTCCATTCTTACCCACTTGAAATACAGGATTCAAATGATGTGCTAGTGAACGTAAATAACGTTTCTGCTTTCCGTTTAACATGTAATATCCAAACTCCTTCAATTCAATTATTCTCTTGTACATTTACAGCTTCATGTTGAAGACTCTTCAACACGGCTTCTCTCATTATCTCAATTGGTGCAGGTAACCCAGTCCAATACTCCAGGGCGTATGCTCCTTGGTTCACAAACATCCCTAGTCCACCGTGGGTGATGCAACCTCTCTCATGACTTTTCTTCAACAATTCAGTCATGAGCGGATTATAGATCAAGTCGCTGACGATAATGCCAGGAGGTATTGATACTGGATCGATTGGCGAATGAGCTGTGTGTGGGTGCATTCCAATAGAGGTCGTATTAATTACGATGTCCATACTTGACATGTAAGACTTGGCCTCATCTATAGAAACACCCGAAATATTAGCTATTGAACTCCACTCTTTTGCTAATTGAATGGCCTTGTCCTCCGTACGGTTAGCTATGACAATACGCTTGGGTTCTTCTTGAGCTAATGTGTGAACAATACCACGCGCCGCACCACCGGCTCCTAATACTATGATTGATTTGTCTTTTAGACGGACACGAGTCTCTTCTTTTAACGAACGAACATATCCGATTCCATCCGTGTTATACCCTGTAAGGTACCCGTTCTCGTTCACAATAGTATTCACTGCACCAATGATCTCAGCGGATTCATCCAATCGATCAACGTAAGCCATCACATCTAATTTATGAGGAATGGTAACGTTAATCCCTCGGAAGCCCAGATCTTTCATTCGTGTAATGGCTGGACCCAATTCTCGAGGGCTCACATGTAGAGGGATATATTCCCCTTTCAATCCAAGCGAAGCCAGGGCAGCATTATGCATCACTGGAGATTTCGAGTGAGCAATAGGATCCCCAATCACCGCAAGGCGCAAAGAGTTATTATGTTCTGAAGATAAATTGCTCCATAACATAAGCCTATTCCACCACCTCTCTGCTAAATATTCAATATGACCATCCGTTCATCCCTATCGCTATCTTACGATAACGCTTAGATCAGGGAAGGTCTTGTTAATACTTTAACACCACGTGGCGCATGGATTGCGATTATGGCACCTTGATCACTATTAATCTTGATCCAACCAAGACCCGAAATAAACACATCGGAATAAGCACCCTTTTTAATACTAAATTCATGTCTCGTCCACTCGGGAAGTTTCGTTAAATTCTCTTTATTAGGTGGGGTGAGCATTTCTCCTGCATGTTCTTCGTATAACGAATCAGCACGTTCTAACTTCGTACGATGAATTCCTGTCTTAGGACTGAGGAAACAAGTGAACGATTGCCGATCACCTTTGACAAAGTCAAAACGAGCCATAGCCCCAAAGAAAAGGGTCTGACCTTCATTCAATTGATATACCATCGGTTTCAATGGATTCTCTGGCATCGTCGCTCCAAGATCCTCACGGCTCACAAGCTCACTGAAACGCCATGGGTATACAATACCTGGTGTATCGATAATGTGATGACCATCATCAAGAGGAATATTAACCATATCTAATGTTGTACCTGGATAACGTGAGGTCGTTAGTTCTTGTTCCAAGTCGCTATAATCTCTAATGAGACGATTAATCAGAGTTGATTTGCCGACATTAGTTGCCCCAACAACATAGACATCCCGATCTCCACGGTACGTTGCTATGGTCTCAAGCAATCGGTCAAATCCTTGGTTCTTCTTCGCGCTACAAAGCACGATTTCTTCCGTCTTAAGTCCACTCTCTTTACTTTGTTGCTGCACCCAGTTCTTAATCTTATTCCAATTCGTCACTTTGGGAAGCAGATCAATTTTATTCACGGCAAGAATAACAGGGTTATTACCAACAAAACGTTGCAATCCAGAAATCATACTTCCTTGGAAGTCGAACAAATCCACAATATGAATGACTAATGCATTCTTATTGCCAATTTGGCTCAGTAGCTTCAAGAATTCGTCTTGATCCACCGTCACAGAAGATGATTCATTGTAATTTTTAAT
Coding sequences within:
- a CDS encoding class I SAM-dependent DNA methyltransferase, which encodes MSSYRKFAYVYDELMEDMPYPDWIRFARTAWEKHGMPHSVVELGCGTGSITIPLVNSGFEVTGIDISADMLSVARGKMDGTPRGNRLYREGSIRWVQQDMKEWELPEPVDSVISFCDCVNYLVEESDVISLFARTYEGLKPGGTFLFDVHHPNTLKGYDDEQPFVLDERSVSYIWTCDLDVERCEIEHHLRIFVREEQGGDHYRRFEEIHIQRAYDPEWMRVELAKAGFSDIKIYADFEWNEAGDGAQRLFYVAIK
- a CDS encoding S1 RNA-binding domain-containing protein codes for the protein MSLVAGTVVSLEVAREVSPYGFFLYGDDFDVLLHYTEIVGEIKPGDILEVFIFFDTQDRLAATMKKPYLTLGGLAKLVVADVNPRLGCFLEMGLGRQLLLPIRELPEIKELHPLVGDSVFVTMEHDKQGRLLAKLAGEYELEPLTFAAPSSWMNQWVTATVYKPLQMGTFVIVDGGVIGFGSIGLIHSTERNQMLRLGEEVQVRVSHIREDGRVNLSMAPLKEIGRDLDADRILATLKDRPGGGMPYSDATPPDIIKERFGISKSAFKRAIGKLLKEGLITQKENWTYLVNPESNVNEDEPS
- the rsfS gene encoding ribosome silencing factor; its protein translation is MNQKFIEPKKLLDLVVSSAQGKKAMNVVALDLKGISLVADYFVICHGNSDVQVQAIATDIRKEAMSAGTTIRGIEGMDSARWVLMDLGDVIVHIFHRDEREFYNIEKLWSDAKVVEIV
- the yqeK gene encoding bis(5'-nucleosyl)-tetraphosphatase (symmetrical) YqeK — encoded protein: MGYSRDELIEAVSAQMPAKRWQHTQGVMESAVKLAEQYGADPEKADLAAILHDVAKYWPIEKLKDVLEEHQSSSELLLYNKQLWHAEVGAIVANHDYGITDLEVLDAIRYHTSGRIGMTLLDKVVCLADYIEPGRDFPGVNNIRKLANDSLEEGLLAGLDSTISLLVSRREIIFPLTVLARNDLIKQLEANS
- a CDS encoding nicotinate-nucleotide adenylyltransferase, whose product is MKIGIMGGTFDPLHIGHLLAAESARDAYELDEVWFMPSHIPPHKDKAGATGEERLAMVTEAIKGHSSFRTLDIEVERGGISYTINTIEELKITYPAFDFYFIIGADMVNYLPHWDRIEDLSQLITFIGVGRPGSPLDLNALPSYLQSKVLLADMPLVDISSSDIREKAEAGHSIRYMVPEVVYDYIVRSGIYGIQP
- the yhbY gene encoding ribosome assembly RNA-binding protein YhbY — its product is MLNGKQKRYLRSLAHHLNPVFQVGKNGTNDHLIQHIVEAIEKRELMKVTVLNTCLEDRNEIGAELAEKSGAELVQVIGKVIVLYKESKDNKEIQLP
- the aroE gene encoding shikimate dehydrogenase → MLWSNLSSEHNNSLRLAVIGDPIAHSKSPVMHNAALASLGLKGEYIPLHVSPRELGPAITRMKDLGFRGINVTIPHKLDVMAYVDRLDESAEIIGAVNTIVNENGYLTGYNTDGIGYVRSLKEETRVRLKDKSIIVLGAGGAARGIVHTLAQEEPKRIVIANRTEDKAIQLAKEWSSIANISGVSIDEAKSYMSSMDIVINTTSIGMHPHTAHSPIDPVSIPPGIIVSDLIYNPLMTELLKKSHERGCITHGGLGMFVNQGAYALEYWTGLPAPIEIMREAVLKSLQHEAVNVQENN
- the yqeH gene encoding ribosome biogenesis GTPase YqeH, encoding MKEPIGEQEAMRCSGCGISLQTQQTDLPGYVPTKALEQEQIICQRCFRIKNYNESSSVTVDQDEFLKLLSQIGNKNALVIHIVDLFDFQGSMISGLQRFVGNNPVILAVNKIDLLPKVTNWNKIKNWVQQQSKESGLKTEEIVLCSAKKNQGFDRLLETIATYRGDRDVYVVGATNVGKSTLINRLIRDYSDLEQELTTSRYPGTTLDMVNIPLDDGHHIIDTPGIVYPWRFSELVSREDLGATMPENPLKPMVYQLNEGQTLFFGAMARFDFVKGDRQSFTCFLSPKTGIHRTKLERADSLYEEHAGEMLTPPNKENLTKLPEWTRHEFSIKKGAYSDVFISGLGWIKINSDQGAIIAIHAPRGVKVLTRPSLI